The Astatotilapia calliptera chromosome 17, fAstCal1.2, whole genome shotgun sequence genome has a segment encoding these proteins:
- the svopl gene encoding putative transporter SVOPL isoform X1: protein MSDSMKTQLVSSIHLQEVELQEKPADDKQDSNNSNNADKTFTVEDAVEKIGFGRFHILLFVIMGSSNIVEAMEIMLLAVVSPEIRCEWRLDDWQVALVSTMVFLGFMVCGVLGGYIADRYGRWKVVFGGFVWSAYFSLLTSFAPSYGWFIFLRAMVGCGVAGVSQGFVLKTEFIPAKHRATLLPLATIFWMLGSMLIIILGMLVVPTLGWRWMIRISVTPSIILIFLFKFIPESARYNVSAGKTEAAMKTLHWIAKMNRASLPPGRLVEPVTSERGSWRILLSPLFRRTSVLLWYSWFVASFIYYGSVLSSSELLEKNLLCVIDADKEHQVKHRHEDGLCYCIPFGYSDYQTLLISCLGEVALVPANIALLNVFGRKMTLTVLQLLAAFFFMILNICSTMFGFTVLLFLLRSLVSMNFNVVYIYTAEVYPTVARSLGMGFCTSFSRIGGMIAPFIAQVLMSQSVILALCPFAVACVLCALGNFLMPIETKGRALLQNS, encoded by the exons CAGATAAAACGTTTACAGTGGAGGATGCCGTGGAGAAAATCGGCTTCGGGCGTTTTCACATTCTGCTGTTTGTCATCATGGGCAGCTCCAAC ATCGTGGAGGCGATGGAGATCATGTTGTTAGCTGTGGTTTCTCCGGAGATTCGATGTGAGTGGCGTCTGGATGACTGGCAGGTGGCACTCGTCTCCACT atgGTTTTTCTGGGCTTCATGGTTTGTGGAGTGTTGGGAGGATACATCGCCGACCGATACGGACGCTGGAAG GTCGTGTTCGGTGGCTTCGTGTGGAGTGCGTACTTCTCGCTGCTCACGTCATTCGCACCGTCGTACGGTTGGTTCATCTTCCTGCGTGCCATGGTGGGCTGCGGCGTAGCAGGAGTGTCACAGGg GTTTGTGCTGAAGACCGAGTTCATCCCGGCAAAGCATCGAGCCACCCTGCTGCCTCTGGCCACC atatTCTGGATGCTGGGCTCCATGCTTATCATCATTCTGGGTATGCTGGTGGTTCCAACTTTGGGCTGGAGGTGGATGATACGGATCTCTGTCACGCCGAGTatcatcctcatcttcctctttaaG TTTATTCCTGAGTCGGCTCGTTACAACGTATCAGCAGGAAAGACTGAGGCTGCCATGAAAACGCTGCACTGGATTGCTAAAATGAACCGAGCTTCTCTTCCGCCAGGACGACTCGTGGAGCCCGTCACG AGCGAAAGAGGCAGCTGGAGAATTCTGCTCAGCCCATTATTCAGGAGGACATCTGTACTGCTCTGGTACTCATG GTTTGTGGCATCGTTTATATACTACGGCTCAGTGCTGAGCAGTTCAGAACTGTTGGAGAAGAACCTGTTGTGTGTGATCGATGCTGACAAAGAGCATCAGGTCAAACATCGCCATGAGGACGGACTGTGTTACTGCATCCCCTTTGGTTACAGTGACTACCAGACTCTGCTTATCAGCTGCCTCGGAGAGGTTGCAT TGGTCCCAGCAAACATCGCTCTGCTCAACGTGTTTGGACGCAAGATGACTCTGACCGTGCTGCAGCTGTTAGCAGCCTTTTTCTTTATGATACTCAACATTTGCTCCACTAT GTTTGGCTTCACggtgctgctgtttctgctgcGGTCTCTGGTCTCCATGAACTTTAATGTGGTTTACATCTACACAGCAGAG GTGTACCCCACGGTGGCGCGCTCTCTGGGGATGGGTTTCTGTACGTCGTTCAGTCGCATCGGAGGAATGATCGCTCCGTTCATTGCTCAG GTGCTGATGTCTCAGTCGGTGATTCTGGCTCTCTGTCCGTTCGCTGTGGCCTGTGTGCTCTGCGCTCTAGGAAACTTCCTGATGCCAATAGAAACCAAAGGACGAGCTCTGCTG caaaactccTGA
- the svopl gene encoding putative transporter SVOPL isoform X2 has translation MSDSMKTQLVSSIHLQEVELQEKPADDKQDSNNSNNDKTFTVEDAVEKIGFGRFHILLFVIMGSSNIVEAMEIMLLAVVSPEIRCEWRLDDWQVALVSTMVFLGFMVCGVLGGYIADRYGRWKVVFGGFVWSAYFSLLTSFAPSYGWFIFLRAMVGCGVAGVSQGFVLKTEFIPAKHRATLLPLATIFWMLGSMLIIILGMLVVPTLGWRWMIRISVTPSIILIFLFKFIPESARYNVSAGKTEAAMKTLHWIAKMNRASLPPGRLVEPVTSERGSWRILLSPLFRRTSVLLWYSWFVASFIYYGSVLSSSELLEKNLLCVIDADKEHQVKHRHEDGLCYCIPFGYSDYQTLLISCLGEVALVPANIALLNVFGRKMTLTVLQLLAAFFFMILNICSTMFGFTVLLFLLRSLVSMNFNVVYIYTAEVYPTVARSLGMGFCTSFSRIGGMIAPFIAQVLMSQSVILALCPFAVACVLCALGNFLMPIETKGRALLQNS, from the exons ATAAAACGTTTACAGTGGAGGATGCCGTGGAGAAAATCGGCTTCGGGCGTTTTCACATTCTGCTGTTTGTCATCATGGGCAGCTCCAAC ATCGTGGAGGCGATGGAGATCATGTTGTTAGCTGTGGTTTCTCCGGAGATTCGATGTGAGTGGCGTCTGGATGACTGGCAGGTGGCACTCGTCTCCACT atgGTTTTTCTGGGCTTCATGGTTTGTGGAGTGTTGGGAGGATACATCGCCGACCGATACGGACGCTGGAAG GTCGTGTTCGGTGGCTTCGTGTGGAGTGCGTACTTCTCGCTGCTCACGTCATTCGCACCGTCGTACGGTTGGTTCATCTTCCTGCGTGCCATGGTGGGCTGCGGCGTAGCAGGAGTGTCACAGGg GTTTGTGCTGAAGACCGAGTTCATCCCGGCAAAGCATCGAGCCACCCTGCTGCCTCTGGCCACC atatTCTGGATGCTGGGCTCCATGCTTATCATCATTCTGGGTATGCTGGTGGTTCCAACTTTGGGCTGGAGGTGGATGATACGGATCTCTGTCACGCCGAGTatcatcctcatcttcctctttaaG TTTATTCCTGAGTCGGCTCGTTACAACGTATCAGCAGGAAAGACTGAGGCTGCCATGAAAACGCTGCACTGGATTGCTAAAATGAACCGAGCTTCTCTTCCGCCAGGACGACTCGTGGAGCCCGTCACG AGCGAAAGAGGCAGCTGGAGAATTCTGCTCAGCCCATTATTCAGGAGGACATCTGTACTGCTCTGGTACTCATG GTTTGTGGCATCGTTTATATACTACGGCTCAGTGCTGAGCAGTTCAGAACTGTTGGAGAAGAACCTGTTGTGTGTGATCGATGCTGACAAAGAGCATCAGGTCAAACATCGCCATGAGGACGGACTGTGTTACTGCATCCCCTTTGGTTACAGTGACTACCAGACTCTGCTTATCAGCTGCCTCGGAGAGGTTGCAT TGGTCCCAGCAAACATCGCTCTGCTCAACGTGTTTGGACGCAAGATGACTCTGACCGTGCTGCAGCTGTTAGCAGCCTTTTTCTTTATGATACTCAACATTTGCTCCACTAT GTTTGGCTTCACggtgctgctgtttctgctgcGGTCTCTGGTCTCCATGAACTTTAATGTGGTTTACATCTACACAGCAGAG GTGTACCCCACGGTGGCGCGCTCTCTGGGGATGGGTTTCTGTACGTCGTTCAGTCGCATCGGAGGAATGATCGCTCCGTTCATTGCTCAG GTGCTGATGTCTCAGTCGGTGATTCTGGCTCTCTGTCCGTTCGCTGTGGCCTGTGTGCTCTGCGCTCTAGGAAACTTCCTGATGCCAATAGAAACCAAAGGACGAGCTCTGCTG caaaactccTGA